The Thalassotalea psychrophila genome window below encodes:
- the hflD gene encoding high frequency lysogenization protein HflD codes for MSIKDQTLTFAGICQTAMMVQGIARKNHCDDELFNVMMSSIVNTNPVNCLNVYDDKLANIRDGLTMIVAQLGDKNPKKDPEITRYIVSLLNLERRLQSKPKVMAELGSRIDQCTRQLDHFDLNSEHMRNSFASIYTDVISPLGAKIQIAGDPNILKQVGNQHRIRALLLAGIRATVLWRQMGGKRRTILFKRGTFVSTAQQLLKQI; via the coding sequence ATGAGCATTAAAGATCAAACATTAACCTTTGCAGGTATTTGCCAAACAGCAATGATGGTGCAAGGTATTGCTCGCAAAAATCATTGTGATGATGAATTATTCAACGTGATGATGAGCAGCATTGTAAACACCAACCCAGTAAATTGTTTAAACGTTTATGATGATAAGCTAGCTAACATCAGAGATGGATTAACGATGATAGTTGCACAATTGGGTGACAAAAACCCGAAAAAAGATCCAGAAATTACTCGATACATTGTTAGCCTGTTAAATCTAGAAAGACGTTTACAAAGTAAGCCAAAAGTTATGGCTGAACTTGGTTCCCGTATTGATCAATGTACTCGTCAACTTGATCACTTTGATTTGAACAGTGAACATATGCGCAATTCATTTGCCAGTATATATACCGATGTTATTAGCCCTTTAGGTGCAAAAATTCAAATAGCCGGTGATCCAAATATTTTAAAACAAGTTGGCAATCAGCATAGAATCCGAGCGTTATTACTTGCAGGTATTCGAGCGACTGTTTTATGGCGACAAATGGGCGGTAAGCGCAGAACGATATTATTTAAACGTGGTACTTTTGTTAGCACGGCACAACAACTACTTAAACAAATTTAA
- a CDS encoding DUF4826 family protein has translation MTEQVNLTQEQQSAWVREQYQKATKYLAEKGLVTENVAPKESRYLAPVVAVWKLNTLSDGAVWVISGDLPCDHIPTTVADSVRETLRNFSMKWQLQAQNIENNGSDKTQLDFAKLLISKAEGLYQLFENDDLWPEK, from the coding sequence ATGACAGAACAAGTTAATTTAACCCAAGAGCAACAATCTGCTTGGGTACGCGAACAATACCAAAAAGCAACTAAGTACCTTGCTGAAAAAGGTTTAGTCACAGAAAATGTAGCACCTAAAGAAAGTCGATATTTAGCACCTGTAGTAGCCGTTTGGAAACTTAATACATTGTCAGATGGTGCCGTTTGGGTGATTAGTGGTGATTTACCTTGTGATCATATACCAACAACTGTTGCAGATTCAGTAAGAGAAACATTACGTAATTTTTCGATGAAGTGGCAGTTACAGGCACAAAATATTGAAAACAACGGTTCAGATAAAACTCAATTAGATTTTGCAAAGTTATTAATTAGTAAAGCCGAAGGGTTGTATCAGTTATTTGAAAATGATGATTTATGGCCTGAAAAATAA
- a CDS encoding Leu/Phe/Val dehydrogenase, with protein sequence MSYFDLVDFDHHEQVVYCSDEQSGLKAIIAIHNTNLGPAAGGCRFWDYSNDADALKDVLRLSKGMTYKNAMAGLKLGGGKAVIIGNPKKLKSEELLKAFGRAVNNLNGRYYTAEDVNITTADMAIAHQETPFVSGLEGKSGNPGPFTAYGTLLGIKAAVKFKLGKDTLSGVRVAVQGLGSVGYSLCEQLKAEGAELIVTDINQETLDKAAKELNATVVGLDDIYSQDVDVYAPCALGSSINDESIKQLKAIIIAGCANNQLAEARHDQVLKDLGILYTPDYVINAGGIINVALEIYETEYCAKTATSLVENIYNTLMQVFEKAAQEDLPTGVVADQMARDIIANGHK encoded by the coding sequence GTGTCTTATTTTGATTTAGTCGATTTTGATCACCACGAACAAGTTGTCTATTGTTCAGACGAACAATCAGGGTTAAAAGCAATTATTGCAATACATAATACAAACCTAGGCCCCGCAGCGGGTGGTTGTCGTTTTTGGGATTATTCAAACGATGCAGATGCACTGAAAGACGTTTTACGTTTATCTAAAGGTATGACTTATAAAAATGCTATGGCAGGTTTAAAACTTGGTGGTGGTAAAGCCGTTATTATCGGTAACCCTAAGAAACTTAAATCTGAAGAGCTATTAAAAGCATTTGGCCGAGCGGTAAATAATTTGAACGGTCGATACTACACCGCTGAAGATGTGAACATTACAACTGCGGATATGGCAATAGCACATCAAGAAACTCCATTTGTTTCTGGTCTTGAGGGTAAAAGTGGCAATCCAGGTCCATTTACCGCTTATGGCACTCTATTAGGCATCAAAGCGGCTGTAAAATTCAAGCTTGGCAAAGACACGTTGTCAGGTGTTAGAGTTGCTGTTCAAGGCTTAGGTAGCGTAGGTTACTCTTTATGTGAGCAACTTAAAGCTGAAGGTGCAGAATTAATTGTAACTGATATTAATCAGGAAACACTTGATAAAGCAGCTAAAGAGTTAAATGCAACGGTAGTTGGTTTAGATGACATCTATAGTCAAGATGTTGATGTTTATGCACCATGTGCTTTAGGCTCTAGTATTAATGATGAATCAATCAAACAATTAAAAGCCATTATTATTGCCGGTTGTGCCAATAATCAACTTGCTGAAGCGCGTCATGATCAAGTGCTAAAAGATCTTGGTATTTTATACACACCAGACTATGTAATTAATGCTGGTGGTATTATTAACGTTGCCTTAGAAATATATGAAACTGAATATTGCGCAAAAACAGCAACGAGCTTGGTTGAAAATATTTATAATACGTTAATGCAAGTATTTGAAAAAGCAGCGCAGGAAGATTTACCTACTGGAGTTGTAGCCGATCAAATGGCTAGAGATATTATCGCTAACGGTCATAAATAA
- a CDS encoding DUF3224 domain-containing protein translates to MMSKTLTGTFQITQWDEEPHIVFDEGGKQSYAQIKQTYSGHITGDSSIKYLMNYKTETSACFVGYEVMNVDIDGKKGRIILKHDGLFEQGVASSKFKIISKNSTGDLKSINGGGTFVSTENGQANYTFEIGYDKNSVKVIGI, encoded by the coding sequence ATGATGAGTAAAACTTTAACCGGAACTTTTCAAATAACCCAATGGGATGAAGAGCCTCATATCGTTTTTGATGAAGGCGGTAAACAATCTTATGCGCAAATAAAACAAACATATAGTGGCCACATTACAGGTGATTCATCGATCAAATATTTGATGAATTATAAAACTGAAACATCAGCTTGCTTTGTTGGTTATGAAGTTATGAATGTAGACATTGACGGTAAAAAAGGCCGCATAATATTAAAGCATGATGGCCTATTTGAACAAGGCGTAGCCAGCAGCAAATTTAAAATCATTAGTAAAAATTCTACAGGTGATTTAAAAAGTATCAATGGTGGCGGTACCTTTGTTTCGACCGAGAATGGTCAGGCCAATTATACATTTGAAATAGGTTATGACAAAAATTCAGTGAAAGTTATCGGTATATAG
- the purB gene encoding adenylosuccinate lyase, producing the protein MELSSISAISPVDGRYGSKVKALRPIFSEFGLIKYRVTVEVRWLQKLAATAEIAEVPAFSSDANAVLDAIVTEFSEADAARVKAIEATTNHDVKAVEYLLKEKVAAYPELQAVSEFIHFACTSEDINNLSHALMLTDCREAVLLPVMDEILAEIKNLALEYQSMPMMCRTHGQPASPSTMGKEMANVYMRLKRQRDQIANVEMLGKINGAVGNYNAHISAYPEVNWHEFAETFVTSLGVTWNAFTTQIEPHDYIAELFDAVARFNTILIDFDRDVWGYIALGHFKQKTIAGEIGSSTMPHKVNPIDFENSEGNLGIANAILNHLAQKLPVSRWQRDLTDSTVLRNLGVGFAHSLISYQSTLKGISKLEVNEQALLDELDKNWEVLAEPIQTVMRRYGIEKPYEKLKELTRGKRVNADSMRAFIDTLEMPESAKDELKAMTPASYIGRAIEFVNEI; encoded by the coding sequence ATGGAACTTTCAAGCATTAGTGCAATTTCACCAGTAGATGGTCGTTATGGCAGCAAAGTAAAAGCCTTACGTCCAATCTTTAGTGAGTTTGGTCTGATCAAATACCGTGTAACTGTAGAAGTTCGTTGGTTACAAAAATTAGCTGCTACAGCAGAAATTGCTGAAGTACCTGCGTTTTCAAGCGATGCTAATGCCGTATTAGATGCTATTGTAACTGAATTTTCAGAAGCCGATGCTGCTCGTGTTAAAGCAATCGAAGCAACAACCAACCACGATGTAAAAGCGGTAGAATACTTATTAAAAGAAAAAGTGGCAGCTTACCCAGAGCTTCAAGCTGTTTCAGAGTTCATTCACTTTGCTTGTACTTCAGAAGATATCAATAATTTATCACACGCGTTAATGTTAACTGATTGTCGTGAAGCTGTTTTATTACCAGTTATGGATGAAATTTTAGCTGAAATTAAAAACTTAGCGCTTGAATATCAATCAATGCCAATGATGTGTCGTACTCACGGCCAACCTGCTAGCCCAAGTACAATGGGTAAAGAAATGGCTAACGTATATATGCGTTTAAAGCGTCAACGTGATCAAATTGCTAACGTTGAAATGTTAGGTAAAATTAACGGTGCTGTTGGTAATTACAACGCTCACATCTCTGCTTACCCAGAAGTTAACTGGCATGAGTTCGCTGAAACGTTCGTAACCTCTTTAGGTGTTACATGGAATGCGTTCACTACTCAAATTGAGCCACATGATTACATTGCTGAATTATTTGACGCTGTAGCTCGATTCAACACGATACTAATCGATTTTGATCGTGATGTATGGGGTTATATTGCTTTAGGTCACTTTAAGCAAAAAACCATCGCTGGTGAAATTGGCTCTTCAACGATGCCACACAAAGTTAACCCAATTGATTTCGAAAATTCTGAAGGTAACCTAGGCATTGCTAACGCAATTTTAAACCACCTAGCGCAAAAACTTCCAGTATCTCGCTGGCAGCGTGACTTAACTGACTCAACAGTTCTTCGTAACTTAGGTGTTGGTTTTGCACACTCACTAATTTCATACCAGTCAACGTTAAAAGGTATTAGTAAATTAGAAGTAAACGAGCAAGCGTTATTAGATGAATTAGACAAAAACTGGGAAGTTTTAGCTGAACCAATTCAAACGGTTATGCGTCGTTACGGTATTGAAAAGCCTTACGAAAAACTTAAAGAATTAACTCGTGGTAAACGTGTTAATGCTGATTCGATGCGTGCTTTCATTGATACTCTTGAAATGCCAGAAAGTGCAAAAGATGAATTAAAAGCAATGACTCCTGCTAGTTACATTGGTCGTGCTATAGAGTTTGTTAACGAGATCTAA
- the ydiJ gene encoding D-2-hydroxyglutarate dehydrogenase YdiJ — protein sequence MLPRLDFTDVIAPIYQQYIKALKKSNFSGDISCHYSSRLAVATDNSIYQQLPQAVLHPKTVEDIKLITQISNLEKFNEIKFSARGGGTGTNGQSLTPGIVVDLSKHMRKIINVNVEQRWVKVQAGVVKDQLNEYLKPLGYFFSPDLSTSNRATIGGMINTDASGQGSLVYGKTSDHVLGLRCILASGEEFSTKAQTIAETETLIAQENPIAKLYETAFSSCSENRDKIIAKFPRLNRFLTGYDLENVFNEDLSEFDLGRLITGSEGSLAIVAEATLNITPIPKARALVNIKYNNFESALRHAPALLAAKALSVETIDSKVLNLAKQDVVWHTVKDLITDVDNKVMDGLNIVEFTGLEQSEVEQKIESLSANLNQNIELQQLGVIGFQTTYDLASINKLYGMRKKAVGLLGNAKSHAKPLAFAEDTAVPPENLADFILEFRALLDSYNLDYGMFGHIDAGVLHVRPALDMCDPEQEIILRKISDQVVALTAKYGGLMWGEHGKGYRSEYAPQFFGDELFTELRRIKTAFDPLNKMNPGKICTPLDNTEQLVSVDAKKRGAFDREIPIKIREALPSVMNCNGNGLCFNFDSKSPMCPSSKITGDRRHSPKGRAGLMREWLRLLADKGVDFKQLQRESTQVSVKSMALKTFNTIKSKVGSYDYSHEVMEAMSGCLACKACASQCPVKVDVPDFKAQFAQVYYSRYLRPVKDHFVGQIENLAPLMAKLPSVVNFSINNGLFKSFSKHVLGYVDTPLLSVPTLKTEIKDENFESFNLASLQGLSLEQRSKYVIVVQDPFTSFYEASLISDMMKLIAKLGFKPVLLPFLPNGKPQHVKGFLSQFAKTATTASELLNEIHQLNIPMLGLDASLVLCYRDEYKQILADKRGDFEVMLSHEWLKQVIANEVPKEPKYLPIYQLFSHCTEKTALPSAEGDWQQIFEYFGLKLDAVSVGCCGMAGTYGHEKQNQENSKGLYELSWQQPIDTGDTSYQLATGFSCRSQVKRLGQKQLKHPIQALLMHL from the coding sequence ATGTTACCTCGTTTAGACTTTACAGATGTTATTGCACCCATATATCAGCAATATATTAAAGCCCTGAAAAAATCCAATTTTTCAGGTGATATATCTTGCCACTATAGTTCACGTCTTGCCGTTGCTACAGACAACAGTATTTATCAGCAACTCCCACAAGCTGTTTTGCACCCTAAAACAGTTGAAGATATTAAACTTATTACTCAAATTTCCAATTTAGAGAAATTTAATGAGATAAAATTTAGTGCAAGAGGCGGTGGTACCGGTACCAACGGACAATCGTTAACTCCTGGTATTGTTGTTGATTTATCTAAACACATGCGCAAGATAATTAACGTTAATGTCGAGCAGCGCTGGGTAAAAGTACAAGCAGGGGTGGTAAAAGACCAACTCAATGAATATTTAAAACCACTTGGCTATTTCTTCTCTCCAGATTTATCAACCAGTAACAGAGCCACTATTGGCGGTATGATCAATACTGATGCTTCTGGGCAAGGCTCGTTGGTATACGGTAAAACGTCTGATCATGTCTTAGGTTTAAGGTGCATATTGGCCAGTGGTGAAGAGTTCAGCACTAAAGCTCAAACCATTGCAGAAACAGAAACACTTATTGCACAAGAAAACCCAATTGCAAAGCTATATGAGACAGCTTTTTCTAGTTGTTCTGAAAACCGTGACAAGATCATTGCTAAGTTTCCCCGTTTAAATCGTTTCTTAACCGGCTATGACCTTGAAAATGTTTTTAATGAGGATTTATCTGAATTTGATTTAGGTCGGTTAATAACAGGCTCTGAGGGCTCTTTAGCTATTGTTGCTGAGGCAACATTAAATATTACACCAATACCGAAAGCCAGAGCATTGGTAAATATCAAATACAACAACTTCGAATCAGCATTAAGACATGCCCCGGCTTTACTCGCCGCAAAAGCTTTATCAGTTGAGACTATTGACAGCAAAGTTTTAAATTTAGCCAAACAAGATGTAGTTTGGCATACGGTAAAAGATTTAATCACCGACGTAGACAACAAAGTAATGGACGGTTTAAATATCGTTGAATTTACAGGCTTAGAGCAAAGTGAAGTTGAACAAAAGATTGAATCATTATCTGCCAACTTAAATCAAAATATTGAACTACAGCAACTTGGTGTCATTGGCTTTCAAACGACTTATGATTTAGCCAGTATTAATAAATTGTACGGTATGCGTAAAAAAGCAGTAGGTTTACTCGGTAATGCAAAAAGCCATGCAAAGCCTTTAGCATTTGCTGAAGATACTGCTGTTCCTCCTGAAAACTTAGCCGATTTTATTTTAGAGTTTAGAGCTCTTTTAGATAGCTACAACCTTGATTATGGTATGTTTGGCCATATTGATGCCGGTGTACTTCATGTTAGACCTGCGCTTGATATGTGCGACCCGGAGCAAGAAATTATTCTTCGTAAAATATCAGATCAAGTTGTAGCGTTAACCGCGAAATATGGTGGTTTGATGTGGGGAGAACATGGCAAAGGCTATCGTAGTGAATATGCTCCGCAATTTTTCGGTGATGAATTATTTACTGAATTAAGACGCATTAAGACGGCTTTCGATCCACTTAATAAAATGAACCCTGGTAAAATCTGTACTCCCCTAGATAATACAGAACAACTTGTCAGTGTTGATGCTAAAAAGCGTGGCGCATTCGATCGCGAAATTCCAATCAAAATTAGAGAAGCATTACCGTCAGTGATGAACTGCAACGGCAATGGTTTATGCTTTAATTTTGATAGCAAAAGTCCTATGTGTCCATCGAGCAAAATTACTGGTGATAGAAGGCATTCACCAAAAGGTCGAGCCGGCTTAATGCGTGAATGGTTGCGTTTGCTTGCAGATAAAGGTGTTGATTTTAAACAGCTACAAAGAGAATCTACGCAAGTGTCAGTAAAGTCTATGGCATTAAAAACCTTTAATACCATTAAAAGTAAAGTGGGCAGCTACGACTATTCGCATGAAGTCATGGAAGCGATGAGTGGTTGTTTAGCTTGTAAAGCGTGTGCCAGTCAATGCCCAGTGAAAGTTGATGTACCAGATTTTAAAGCGCAATTTGCCCAAGTTTATTACTCAAGATATTTAAGACCTGTTAAAGATCATTTTGTTGGTCAAATAGAAAACCTAGCGCCATTAATGGCAAAACTGCCATCAGTGGTTAATTTCTCTATAAATAATGGTTTATTCAAGTCTTTTAGTAAGCATGTTTTAGGGTATGTTGATACGCCCTTGTTGTCAGTGCCAACGTTAAAAACAGAAATTAAAGATGAAAATTTTGAATCGTTTAATTTAGCAAGCTTACAAGGTTTATCGCTAGAGCAAAGATCGAAATATGTGATCGTGGTGCAAGACCCATTTACTTCATTTTATGAAGCATCGCTTATAAGCGATATGATGAAACTTATTGCCAAGCTAGGCTTTAAGCCAGTGTTATTGCCATTTTTACCAAATGGTAAGCCACAACATGTAAAAGGTTTTTTATCTCAATTTGCTAAAACTGCAACAACTGCAAGTGAACTGCTAAATGAAATACATCAATTAAACATTCCTATGTTGGGGTTAGATGCATCGTTAGTACTATGTTATAGAGATGAATATAAACAAATATTGGCAGATAAACGCGGCGATTTTGAAGTGATGCTGAGTCATGAATGGTTGAAACAAGTTATTGCCAACGAAGTGCCTAAAGAACCTAAGTATTTACCAATATACCAACTGTTTAGTCATTGTACTGAAAAAACAGCATTACCTAGCGCTGAAGGCGATTGGCAGCAGATATTTGAATATTTTGGTTTGAAACTAGACGCGGTTAGCGTTGGTTGTTGTGGTATGGCGGGTACTTACGGCCATGAAAAACAAAATCAAGAAAATTCTAAGGGTTTATACGAGCTAAGTTGGCAACAACCGATTGATACTGGCGATACATCGTATCAATTAGCTACGGGGTTTTCATGTCGAAGTCAGGTGAAAAGGTTAGGGCAAAAACAGTTGAAGCATCCTATCCAAGCGTTATTAATGCACCTATAA
- a CDS encoding cupin domain-containing protein produces MKIDFKDLTPETFLAEYWQKKPLIIKGAFANFEDAIDANELAGLAMEDFIESRIISNKNTNWDVKHGPFGDFSEFGEDNWTLLVQAVNHWSADVDSLITPFKFIPNWRIDDVMVSFSTPGGGVGPHLDQYDVFIIQGEGKRRWQVGKPDPSLAELIPHEDLKQVSMFNAVIDEITEPGDLLYIPPNHPHNGVSIDNSINYSVGFQAPSAQELISAFADYQVDNHLFEQRFDDSKREVSENPEEMDETDFELLNTVMTTAFKNEALVQDFLGKYLTTVHHTLNLLVPVETLSIELIKEILAEGEVLYPVLGLKCILINQHEIKSLFINGESFAVDTDTIELAKLLATKKPLTKVLLESSTNCLKNQHLLTTVINKGLWCFECD; encoded by the coding sequence ATGAAAATAGATTTTAAAGATTTAACTCCAGAAACTTTTTTAGCCGAATATTGGCAGAAAAAACCGCTGATTATCAAAGGAGCATTCGCTAATTTTGAAGATGCAATAGATGCTAATGAACTAGCAGGATTAGCTATGGAAGATTTTATTGAATCTAGGATCATTAGTAATAAAAATACTAATTGGGATGTTAAACATGGGCCCTTTGGTGACTTTAGTGAATTTGGTGAAGATAATTGGACTTTGTTAGTACAAGCGGTAAACCACTGGTCTGCTGATGTTGATTCATTAATTACACCATTTAAATTCATTCCAAATTGGCGTATAGATGATGTAATGGTTAGCTTTTCAACGCCTGGAGGAGGAGTTGGACCGCACCTAGACCAATACGATGTATTTATCATTCAAGGTGAAGGTAAAAGACGTTGGCAAGTAGGTAAACCAGATCCTTCTTTAGCTGAACTTATTCCGCACGAAGATTTAAAACAAGTATCGATGTTTAATGCTGTTATAGATGAAATTACCGAACCTGGTGATTTACTTTATATTCCACCAAACCATCCACACAATGGCGTTTCTATTGATAACTCAATTAATTACTCAGTAGGGTTTCAGGCACCGAGTGCGCAGGAATTAATTTCAGCATTTGCCGATTACCAGGTAGACAATCATTTATTTGAGCAAAGGTTTGATGACAGTAAACGAGAGGTCTCAGAAAATCCAGAAGAAATGGATGAAACAGATTTTGAACTTTTAAACACTGTAATGACAACTGCGTTTAAAAACGAAGCTTTAGTACAAGATTTTTTGGGTAAATACTTAACAACGGTTCATCACACACTGAATTTGTTAGTACCTGTCGAAACTTTATCAATAGAATTGATAAAAGAAATTTTAGCCGAAGGTGAAGTGCTTTATCCGGTTTTAGGTTTGAAGTGTATATTAATTAATCAACATGAAATCAAAAGCTTATTCATAAATGGTGAAAGCTTTGCTGTAGATACTGATACCATTGAGCTAGCTAAATTATTAGCTACTAAAAAACCTTTGACGAAAGTTTTACTAGAAAGTTCAACAAATTGTTTGAAAAACCAACATCTGTTAACTACTGTTATTAATAAGGGGCTCTGGTGTTTTGAGTGTGACTAA
- a CDS encoding GNAT family N-acetyltransferase — MVYQVNVVDWKQAKQQLKSVREKVFVCERRIPYNVEFDRHDRKAYHVLVIEQGTQEPIATGRITNQGEISRICVLISKRKSPVGKEVIDALLNIARNNHLSEVYINSSLDAVGYFARHGFEAVGSVFMEAGLPRQRMVCSLGQINFKRFYLSH; from the coding sequence GTGGTATATCAAGTAAATGTTGTCGATTGGAAACAAGCAAAACAACAATTAAAGTCAGTTCGAGAAAAGGTTTTTGTTTGTGAAAGACGTATACCTTATAACGTAGAGTTTGACAGACATGATAGAAAAGCTTATCACGTTTTAGTTATTGAACAAGGAACGCAAGAGCCTATTGCAACAGGAAGGATCACCAACCAAGGTGAAATCTCTAGAATTTGTGTACTTATATCAAAACGCAAATCACCAGTAGGTAAAGAAGTTATTGATGCCCTGCTTAATATTGCCAGAAATAATCACCTTTCCGAAGTTTACATTAATAGCTCATTAGATGCTGTGGGATATTTTGCACGTCATGGGTTTGAAGCAGTAGGATCAGTGTTTATGGAAGCTGGCTTGCCAAGACAGCGCATGGTATGTTCGTTAGGACAAATAAACTTCAAACGTTTCTATTTGTCCCATTAA
- a CDS encoding DJ-1/PfpI family protein, producing MINVAIYIYDNAEVLDFSGPFEVFTTAARIAGDVVPFNTFLVSERNKQVKARAGYTVQANYTFDDHPNIDVLIIVGGMHDAEMDKPNVIQWIKQQSATSCLTASVCTGAFLLAKAGVLSKMQVTTHWQDMNDLRAQFPCLDVVEDVRWVDCGEIVTSGGISAGIDMSIHLVSKLHSVELAEKTAKQMEFSWTQNP from the coding sequence ATGATCAATGTTGCCATCTATATTTACGATAATGCTGAAGTATTAGACTTTTCTGGGCCGTTTGAAGTATTTACCACTGCGGCAAGAATTGCTGGTGATGTCGTGCCATTTAATACCTTCTTAGTATCTGAACGTAACAAACAAGTGAAAGCCAGAGCAGGTTATACCGTGCAGGCTAATTACACATTCGATGACCACCCCAATATTGATGTACTTATTATTGTCGGCGGTATGCATGATGCTGAAATGGATAAACCAAATGTTATTCAATGGATAAAGCAACAATCAGCTACATCATGTTTAACCGCCTCGGTGTGTACAGGAGCATTTTTACTCGCCAAAGCAGGGGTTTTAAGTAAGATGCAAGTTACTACTCATTGGCAAGACATGAATGATTTACGGGCACAATTCCCTTGTTTAGATGTTGTAGAAGATGTGCGCTGGGTAGATTGCGGTGAAATAGTTACTTCGGGCGGTATATCTGCCGGTATAGATATGAGCATCCATTTAGTCAGTAAATTACATTCAGTTGAATTGGCAGAGAAAACAGCCAAACAAATGGAATTTAGCTGGACTCAAAATCCTTAA
- a CDS encoding PhzF family phenazine biosynthesis protein — protein MKLNIQFINAFTDTLFKGNSAAVILLEQWLTDDLMQSIATENMLSETAFLIKLPDGRFHIRWFSPLTEIDFCGHASLASAFVLFAKDENISQLTFYAGAIGDFNIEMKDEFITMNFPSMMPEPVSHIPSELLDGLSITPQQVLKNNQAYFAVYDNEEDVICVVQNAVKIKQLAPYDVVVTSPANDYDFVSRYFWPANGGDEDPVTGSIHAGLAPYWSSRLRVTSLMALQASSRGGLIKCDVLPDRVLVSGKAVQYLNGFIEV, from the coding sequence ATGAAACTAAATATTCAATTTATTAACGCCTTCACCGATACTTTATTTAAAGGTAACTCTGCAGCCGTAATATTGTTAGAACAATGGCTTACAGATGATTTAATGCAATCTATTGCTACTGAAAATATGCTTTCTGAAACTGCATTTTTAATCAAGTTACCAGACGGTCGCTTTCATATACGTTGGTTTTCGCCTTTAACTGAAATAGACTTTTGTGGACATGCATCATTAGCAAGTGCATTTGTATTGTTCGCTAAAGATGAAAATATTAGCCAATTGACATTTTATGCGGGTGCGATTGGAGATTTTAATATTGAAATGAAAGATGAATTCATTACGATGAATTTCCCTTCAATGATGCCAGAACCAGTTTCTCATATTCCTTCTGAATTATTAGATGGTTTATCGATAACCCCTCAACAGGTCCTTAAAAATAATCAGGCTTATTTTGCAGTGTACGATAACGAAGAAGATGTGATCTGTGTTGTACAAAACGCTGTCAAAATAAAACAATTAGCACCTTATGATGTTGTAGTTACCAGCCCTGCAAATGACTATGATTTTGTTTCAAGGTACTTTTGGCCAGCCAATGGCGGAGATGAAGACCCAGTAACAGGTTCTATCCATGCAGGTCTTGCCCCTTATTGGTCATCTAGGTTACGCGTTACCTCGCTAATGGCGCTACAGGCCTCAAGTAGAGGTGGTTTGATAAAATGTGATGTTTTACCTGATCGAGTATTAGTAAGTGGTAAGGCCGTTCAGTATTTAAACGGTTTCATTGAGGTTTAA